The following coding sequences are from one Streptomyces sp. NBC_01232 window:
- a CDS encoding NAD(P)-dependent alcohol dehydrogenase, with amino-acid sequence MSVTPTAQAAAAASAAPATRVAAYAAPAAGAPLERTTIVRRPVGEHDVLIDIKYSGICHSDIHQVRDGWGEGIYPMVPGHEIAGVVSEVGAAVTRFSVGDRVGVGCFVDSCRRCEYCLRGQEQYCVEGMTGTYNALDRDGEPTYGGYSTHLVVDEKYTVRIPDGLSLDVAAPLLCAGITLYSPLRHWQAGPGKKVAVVGLGGLGHIGVKIAHALGAEVTVLSQTLRKKEDALKLGATHFHATGDGAAFDELAGRFDLVLSTVSAPLGLDAYLGLLKVDGALVNVGAPEEQVSLNLFSVITGRKTLAGSMIGGVAETQEMLDFCAGHGLGAEIELIRADQINEAYERVLASDVRYRFVIDASTI; translated from the coding sequence ATGTCCGTCACCCCCACCGCCCAGGCCGCCGCTGCCGCCTCTGCCGCCCCCGCGACCCGGGTCGCCGCGTACGCCGCTCCCGCCGCAGGGGCTCCGCTGGAGCGCACCACCATCGTGCGCCGCCCCGTCGGCGAGCACGACGTCCTCATCGACATCAAGTACTCCGGCATCTGCCACTCCGACATCCACCAGGTGCGCGACGGATGGGGCGAGGGCATCTACCCGATGGTCCCCGGCCACGAGATCGCCGGAGTCGTCTCCGAGGTCGGCGCGGCCGTCACCCGCTTCTCCGTCGGGGACCGGGTGGGCGTCGGCTGCTTCGTCGACTCCTGCCGCCGTTGCGAGTACTGCCTTCGGGGCCAGGAGCAGTACTGCGTCGAGGGCATGACCGGCACCTACAACGCCCTCGACCGCGACGGCGAGCCCACGTACGGCGGTTACTCCACCCACCTCGTCGTCGACGAGAAGTACACCGTCCGCATCCCGGACGGCCTCTCCCTCGACGTCGCCGCCCCGCTGCTGTGCGCCGGCATCACTCTCTACTCCCCGCTCAGGCACTGGCAGGCGGGCCCCGGCAAGAAGGTCGCCGTCGTCGGCCTCGGCGGCCTCGGCCACATCGGCGTGAAGATCGCGCACGCGCTCGGCGCGGAGGTCACCGTCCTGTCGCAGACCCTCCGCAAGAAGGAGGACGCCCTGAAGCTGGGCGCCACCCACTTCCACGCCACCGGCGACGGGGCGGCCTTCGATGAACTGGCCGGCCGGTTCGACCTGGTCCTGTCCACCGTCTCCGCGCCCCTCGGCCTGGACGCCTACCTCGGCCTGCTGAAGGTCGACGGGGCCCTGGTGAACGTCGGCGCTCCGGAGGAGCAGGTCTCGCTCAACCTCTTCTCCGTCATCACCGGCCGCAAGACCCTCGCCGGGTCGATGATCGGCGGGGTCGCCGAGACCCAGGAGATGCTCGACTTCTGCGCCGGGCACGGACTGGGCGCCGAGATCGAGCTGATCCGCGCCGATCAGATCAACGAGGCGTACGAGCGGGTGCTGGCGAGCGACGTGCGCTACCGCTTCGTGATCGACGCGTCGACGATCTGA
- the msrA gene encoding peptide-methionine (S)-S-oxide reductase MsrA has protein sequence MFSYRRTPELPTREEALTGRAEPLFSVPDRHTVLGNPLSGPYPAHLEVADFGLGCFWGAERKFWQTPGVWTTLAGYQGGFTENPTYEEVCSGRTGHTEVVRVVFDPSQVSYAALLKLFWESHDPTQGFRQGNDVGTQYRSAVYTHSPAQQATAEASRTAYQQVLASSGYGPITTAVLPASERPFWPAEAHHQQYLDKNPGGYCGIGGTGVSCPIGVAKAPGA, from the coding sequence ATGTTCTCGTACCGCCGTACGCCCGAGCTCCCCACCCGCGAGGAAGCCCTCACGGGCCGCGCGGAGCCGCTCTTCTCAGTCCCCGACCGGCACACCGTGCTGGGCAACCCGCTGTCCGGCCCCTATCCCGCGCACCTCGAGGTGGCCGACTTCGGCCTGGGCTGCTTCTGGGGCGCCGAGCGCAAGTTCTGGCAGACCCCCGGCGTGTGGACCACGCTGGCCGGGTACCAGGGCGGCTTCACCGAGAATCCGACCTACGAGGAGGTGTGCTCGGGCCGGACCGGCCACACCGAGGTCGTCCGTGTCGTCTTCGACCCGTCCCAGGTGTCCTACGCGGCGCTCCTGAAGCTGTTCTGGGAGTCCCACGACCCCACCCAGGGCTTCCGCCAGGGCAACGACGTCGGCACCCAGTACCGCTCGGCGGTCTACACCCACTCCCCCGCCCAGCAGGCGACGGCGGAGGCCTCCCGCACGGCCTACCAGCAGGTCCTGGCCTCCTCGGGCTACGGGCCGATCACCACGGCGGTCCTCCCGGCGTCGGAGCGCCCCTTCTGGCCCGCGGAGGCGCACCACCAGCAGTACCTGGACAAGAACCCGGGCGGCTACTGCGGCATCGGCGGCACGGGCGTCTCGTGCCCGATCGGCGTCGCGAAGGCCCCGGGGGCCTGA
- a CDS encoding M48 family metallopeptidase yields MGASLRALRALVLLAGFYLLGVFLLAALGGIDFAVVSFLHGPIVAKLLLASVVLTVPIVRGLFMLRTPKGEPLAGLTVVEAQEPELWRIVRDIAQQVGTRAPDEIVLIDEVNAAVAEDARLLGLRPGTRRLYIGLPLMAGLDEMQLRAVLAHEMGHYANFDTRLTPLIARGRAQLIRTIGHFHERADKKVAKERAKQERRDEKRIAKGKQAKGVDTAGEGAMYRAMAKIYIAYGNFYMRATLSTSRRQELAADLASVRIAGRDSAASALRELNALGSAHDFYMSSYATLGVGAGLLPRPGEVFGGLRRLLEARSEDLEELRRELSTEPASPYDSHPALAERVARIEALPDDGRAGQAARPALELLADADAALAALEQVVLTPEALALERVDWEDLVHASMTVYVGQGAEDIREAFAAEGAGPGLDAVLDAFDADPAVRWRIADRFPKSEQAQAATGRTAREFARPVVRRALNQLVTVELTARGAARWQLSWSDSAALHYPADGFEDRLGPALDAAVADLPDTEPLRKLVLAP; encoded by the coding sequence ATGGGCGCTTCACTGCGCGCCTTGCGCGCTCTCGTCCTGCTCGCCGGCTTCTATCTGCTCGGCGTGTTCCTGCTGGCGGCCCTCGGAGGCATCGACTTCGCCGTCGTCAGCTTCCTGCACGGCCCGATCGTCGCGAAACTGCTCCTCGCCTCCGTCGTCCTCACCGTCCCGATCGTGCGCGGCCTGTTCATGCTGCGCACCCCCAAGGGCGAGCCCCTGGCCGGCCTCACCGTCGTCGAGGCGCAGGAGCCGGAGCTGTGGCGGATCGTGCGCGACATCGCGCAGCAGGTCGGCACCCGTGCCCCCGACGAGATCGTGCTGATCGACGAGGTGAACGCGGCCGTCGCCGAGGATGCCCGGCTGCTGGGCCTGCGGCCCGGCACCCGCCGGCTCTACATCGGTCTGCCGCTGATGGCGGGCCTGGACGAGATGCAGCTGCGCGCCGTGCTCGCCCACGAGATGGGCCACTACGCCAACTTCGACACGCGCCTCACCCCGCTGATCGCCCGCGGGCGCGCCCAGCTGATCCGCACCATCGGTCACTTCCACGAGCGCGCCGACAAGAAGGTCGCCAAGGAGCGCGCGAAGCAGGAGCGCAGGGACGAGAAGCGGATCGCCAAGGGCAAGCAGGCCAAGGGCGTCGACACCGCGGGCGAGGGCGCGATGTACCGCGCCATGGCCAAGATCTACATCGCGTACGGCAACTTCTACATGCGCGCGACCCTCTCCACCTCCCGCCGCCAGGAGCTGGCCGCCGACCTCGCCTCGGTCCGGATCGCCGGCCGTGACTCCGCCGCCTCCGCGCTGCGCGAGCTCAACGCCCTCGGCTCGGCCCACGACTTCTACATGAGCTCGTACGCCACCCTCGGCGTCGGCGCCGGCCTGCTGCCCCGCCCCGGTGAGGTCTTCGGCGGTCTGCGCCGGCTCCTGGAGGCGCGCTCGGAGGACCTGGAGGAGCTGCGCCGGGAGCTGTCGACCGAGCCCGCCTCCCCCTACGACTCCCACCCCGCGCTCGCCGAGCGCGTGGCCCGCATCGAGGCCCTGCCCGACGACGGCCGCGCCGGGCAGGCCGCCCGGCCCGCCCTGGAGCTGCTGGCCGACGCCGACGCGGCGCTGGCCGCGCTGGAGCAGGTCGTCCTCACCCCGGAGGCGCTCGCGCTCGAGCGGGTCGACTGGGAGGACCTCGTCCACGCGTCCATGACGGTGTACGTCGGCCAGGGCGCGGAGGACATCCGCGAGGCCTTCGCCGCCGAGGGCGCCGGCCCCGGGCTGGACGCCGTGCTCGACGCGTTCGACGCCGACCCGGCGGTGCGCTGGCGCATCGCCGACCGCTTCCCGAAGTCCGAGCAGGCGCAGGCCGCCACCGGCCGCACGGCGCGCGAATTCGCCCGCCCGGTCGTCCGGCGCGCCCTGAACCAGCTGGTCACCGTCGAGCTGACGGCCCGCGGCGCCGCCCGCTGGCAGCTGTCCTGGTCCGACTCGGCCGCCCTGCACTACCCGGCCGACGGCTTCGAGGACCGGCTGGGCCCGGCCCTGGACGCGGCCGTGGCGGACCTGCCCGACACCGAACCCCTGCGAAAGCTGGTGCTTGCCCCGTGA
- a CDS encoding cystathionine gamma-synthase, whose protein sequence is MSDDSHEHQSFETRAIHAGNTADPQTGAVVPPIYQVSTYKQDGVGGLRGGYEYSRSANPTRTALEENLAALEGGRRGLAFASGLAAEDCLLRTLLAPGDHVVIPNDAYGGTFRLFAKVVSRWGVEWSVADTSDPDSVRAALTPKTKVIWVETPSNPLLGITDIAVVADIARTAGAKLVVDNTFASPYLQQPLALGADVVVHSLTKYMGGHSDVVGGALVAADAALGEELAYHQNAMGAVAGPFDSWIVLRGIKTLAVRMDRHAENAGKIVEVLKRHPKVTNVLYPGLPEHPGHEVAAKQMRNFGGMISFQVAGGEEEAVAVCGRTKIFTLAESLGGVESLIEHPGRMTHASVAGSALEVPADLIRVSVGIENADDLITDLTQALG, encoded by the coding sequence ATGAGCGACGACAGCCACGAGCACCAGAGCTTCGAGACCCGTGCGATCCACGCGGGCAACACGGCGGACCCGCAGACCGGCGCGGTCGTGCCCCCGATCTACCAGGTTTCCACGTACAAGCAGGACGGTGTCGGCGGGCTCCGCGGCGGTTACGAATACAGCCGCAGCGCCAACCCGACCCGGACCGCGCTGGAGGAGAACCTCGCGGCGCTGGAGGGCGGCCGCCGCGGTCTCGCCTTCGCGTCCGGCCTGGCCGCCGAGGACTGCCTGCTGCGCACCCTGCTCGCCCCGGGCGACCACGTGGTCATTCCGAACGACGCGTACGGCGGCACCTTCCGCCTCTTCGCGAAGGTCGTCTCCCGCTGGGGCGTGGAGTGGTCGGTGGCCGACACCTCGGACCCCGATTCGGTACGGGCGGCCCTCACCCCGAAGACGAAGGTCATCTGGGTCGAGACCCCCTCCAACCCGCTGCTCGGCATCACCGACATCGCCGTCGTCGCCGACATCGCGCGGACGGCCGGCGCCAAGCTGGTCGTGGACAACACCTTCGCCTCGCCGTACCTGCAGCAGCCGCTGGCGCTGGGCGCGGACGTGGTCGTGCACTCGCTGACCAAGTACATGGGCGGGCACTCCGACGTGGTCGGCGGCGCGCTGGTCGCCGCGGACGCGGCGCTGGGCGAGGAGCTGGCCTACCACCAGAACGCGATGGGCGCGGTGGCCGGTCCGTTCGACTCCTGGATCGTGCTGCGCGGCATCAAGACCCTGGCCGTGCGCATGGACCGGCACGCGGAGAACGCGGGCAAGATCGTCGAGGTGCTCAAGCGCCACCCGAAGGTCACCAACGTGCTCTACCCGGGCCTGCCGGAGCACCCGGGCCACGAGGTCGCCGCCAAGCAGATGCGCAACTTCGGCGGCATGATCTCCTTCCAGGTCGCCGGCGGCGAGGAGGAGGCGGTCGCGGTCTGCGGCCGCACCAAGATCTTCACCCTGGCCGAGTCCCTGGGCGGCGTCGAGTCCCTGATCGAGCACCCGGGCCGGATGACGCACGCTTCGGTGGCCGGCTCGGCGCTGGAGGTTCCGGCGGACCTGATCCGTGTGTCGGTCGGCATCGAGAACGCGGACGACCTCATCACGGACCTCACCCAGGCCCTGGGCTGA
- a CDS encoding sigma factor-like helix-turn-helix DNA-binding protein — protein MVDQQAGSYAEFEAFVAGAAGRLLHVAVLLTGEPESARRLLAGALARTYANWRRLRGDDPYDFTRQELCTAFARTGWRHHGGSGLLARLSPPERLVLVLRLYEGVAEEVTAAQLGLPVERVRVLCNRAVAALRSREAA, from the coding sequence GTGGTTGATCAACAGGCGGGCTCCTACGCGGAGTTCGAGGCCTTCGTCGCCGGCGCGGCAGGGCGGCTCCTGCATGTCGCGGTACTGCTGACAGGGGAGCCGGAATCGGCCCGCCGGCTGCTCGCGGGCGCGCTGGCCCGGACGTACGCGAACTGGCGGCGCCTGCGCGGGGACGACCCGTACGACTTCACCCGCCAGGAACTGTGCACGGCCTTCGCCCGGACCGGCTGGCGCCACCACGGCGGCAGCGGTCTGCTGGCCCGGCTGAGCCCGCCGGAGCGGCTCGTCCTCGTGCTGCGGCTCTACGAAGGGGTCGCGGAGGAGGTCACGGCGGCGCAGTTGGGGCTGCCGGTCGAGCGGGTCCGGGTGCTGTGCAACCGGGCCGTGGCCGCGCTGAGGTCCCGGGAGGCGGCGTGA
- a CDS encoding MarR family winged helix-turn-helix transcriptional regulator translates to MPSTPANSDLPAAPDAPAGAGLLDALQHQVAVFARRAEQTRLGGVGQARNSMDRAAYLLLNRLDLEGPMGVKALAGGMGIDSSTVTRQVAPLVDSGLVKRTSHPEDGRAVVLALSPRGLARLEEVRSSRRELMARVTEDWSEGERESFTGLLTRFNLSLSDLMAAVAEAGPAS, encoded by the coding sequence ATGCCCTCCACCCCGGCCAATTCCGATCTGCCCGCGGCGCCCGACGCGCCCGCCGGAGCCGGTCTCCTCGACGCGCTCCAGCACCAGGTGGCGGTCTTCGCCCGCCGTGCCGAGCAGACCCGTCTGGGCGGTGTGGGCCAGGCCCGCAACTCGATGGACCGCGCCGCCTACCTGCTGCTGAACCGGCTCGACCTGGAGGGCCCGATGGGCGTCAAGGCGCTCGCCGGCGGCATGGGCATCGACTCCTCCACCGTGACCCGGCAGGTCGCGCCTCTGGTCGACAGCGGTCTGGTGAAGCGGACCTCGCACCCGGAGGACGGGCGGGCCGTGGTGCTCGCACTGTCCCCGCGGGGGCTGGCCAGGCTGGAGGAGGTGCGCTCCTCCAGGCGCGAGCTGATGGCCCGTGTGACGGAGGACTGGAGCGAGGGCGAGCGCGAATCCTTCACGGGGCTGCTGACGCGCTTCAACCTGTCGCTGTCCGACCTCATGGCGGCCGTGGCCGAAGCCGGACCCGCCTCCTGA
- the ilvA gene encoding threonine ammonia-lyase → MNYRVPQPVPQVILDDIRGAQKMLSGVSRVTAMEGSRHLSSLTGSPVHLKCENLQRTGSFKLRGAYVRIAGLRPEQRAAGVVAASAGNHAQGVALASSLLGVRSTVFMPVGAPLPKVAATQEYGAEVRMHGQVVDETLAAAQEYADRTGAVFIHPFDHRDIIAGQGTVGLEILEQCPEVRTILVGIGGGGLAAGVAVAVKALRPDVRIIGVQAAGAAAYPPSLKVGHPVSIDDPNTMADGIKVGRPGDVPFKIIGELVDDVRTVSEDALSSALLLCLERAKLVVEPAGCSTVAALLSEPELYGGGPVVAVLSGGNVDPLLLQRILRHGMAAAGRYLSLRLRVADRPGALAGLLAVLSVVDANVLDVSHVRTDPRLGLTEVEVELHLETKGPEHCAEVARSLHGAGYKVMS, encoded by the coding sequence ATGAACTACCGCGTGCCCCAGCCCGTCCCGCAGGTCATCCTCGACGACATCCGGGGGGCTCAGAAGATGCTGTCCGGCGTCTCCCGGGTCACCGCGATGGAGGGCAGCCGGCACCTCTCCTCGCTCACCGGCTCCCCGGTCCACCTCAAGTGCGAGAACCTCCAGCGCACCGGCTCGTTCAAGCTCCGCGGCGCCTACGTACGCATCGCGGGCCTGCGCCCCGAGCAGCGGGCCGCCGGTGTCGTCGCCGCCAGTGCCGGCAACCACGCGCAGGGCGTGGCGCTCGCCTCCTCCCTCCTCGGCGTCCGCTCGACCGTGTTCATGCCGGTCGGGGCGCCGCTGCCGAAGGTGGCCGCGACCCAGGAGTACGGCGCCGAGGTGCGCATGCACGGGCAGGTCGTCGACGAGACCCTCGCGGCCGCCCAGGAGTACGCGGACCGCACCGGCGCGGTGTTCATCCACCCCTTCGACCACCGCGACATCATCGCGGGCCAGGGCACCGTCGGCCTGGAGATCCTGGAGCAGTGCCCGGAGGTGCGGACGATCCTCGTCGGGATCGGCGGCGGCGGTCTCGCGGCCGGTGTCGCGGTCGCCGTCAAGGCGCTGCGGCCGGACGTACGGATCATCGGTGTCCAGGCGGCCGGCGCCGCCGCGTACCCGCCCTCGCTCAAGGTCGGGCACCCCGTATCGATCGACGACCCGAACACGATGGCCGACGGAATCAAGGTCGGCCGCCCCGGCGACGTCCCCTTCAAAATCATCGGCGAGCTCGTCGACGACGTGCGTACGGTCTCCGAGGACGCTCTCTCCAGTGCCCTGCTGCTGTGCCTGGAGCGGGCCAAACTGGTGGTCGAACCGGCCGGGTGCAGCACGGTCGCGGCCCTGCTCAGCGAGCCCGAACTGTACGGCGGCGGCCCGGTGGTGGCCGTCCTGTCCGGCGGGAACGTCGACCCGCTGCTGCTCCAGCGGATCCTGCGCCACGGTATGGCGGCGGCGGGCCGGTACCTGTCCCTGAGGCTGCGCGTGGCGGACCGCCCCGGGGCCCTGGCCGGGCTCCTGGCGGTGTTGTCAGTGGTGGATGCGAACGTGTTGGACGTGAGCCATGTGCGGACGGACCCGCGGCTGGGGCTCACGGAGGTGGAGGTGGAACTGCACCTGGAGACGAAGGGCCCGGAGCACTGCGCCGAAGTCGCGCGTTCCCTGCACGGCGCGGGATACAAGGTGATGAGCTAG
- a CDS encoding ATP-binding cassette domain-containing protein has product MPGAIYAEGLVKTFGDVRALDGVDLDVPEGTVLGLLGPNGAGKTTTVRVLTTLLRPDSGKAVVAGIDVLKHPNEVRRAIGLSGQFAAVDEYLTGRENLRMVGQLYQMKAKAAKARAAELLERFNLGDAADRTAKTYSGGMRRRLDLAAALVVSPPVMFMDEPTTGLDPRNRQQLWGIIQELVAGGTTLLLTTQYLEEADHLAHDICVVDHGKVIARGTSDQLKARTGGERVEVVVHERDHIASAREVLAAFGKGETTVEDHTRKLTVPVSGGAKLLAEVIRELDGRGIEIDDIGLRRPTLDDVFISLTGHAAERAAEENADGAPGPGAKGRSAARKEAAK; this is encoded by the coding sequence ATGCCAGGCGCTATCTACGCCGAAGGTCTGGTCAAGACCTTCGGCGACGTACGGGCTCTGGACGGCGTGGACCTCGATGTCCCCGAAGGCACCGTCCTGGGTCTGCTCGGCCCGAACGGCGCGGGCAAGACCACGACCGTACGCGTCCTGACCACCCTCCTGCGACCCGACAGCGGCAAGGCCGTCGTCGCCGGCATCGATGTCCTCAAGCACCCCAACGAAGTCCGGCGCGCCATCGGCCTGTCCGGCCAGTTCGCCGCCGTCGACGAATACCTGACGGGCCGCGAGAACCTCCGGATGGTCGGCCAGCTCTACCAGATGAAGGCCAAGGCGGCGAAGGCCCGGGCCGCCGAACTCCTCGAACGCTTCAACCTCGGCGACGCCGCCGACCGCACGGCCAAGACGTACTCCGGCGGCATGCGCAGGCGCCTCGACCTCGCGGCCGCCCTCGTCGTCAGCCCGCCCGTGATGTTCATGGACGAGCCGACCACCGGACTCGACCCCCGCAACCGCCAGCAGCTGTGGGGGATCATCCAGGAACTGGTCGCCGGCGGCACCACCCTGCTCCTCACCACCCAGTACCTGGAGGAGGCCGACCACCTCGCGCACGACATCTGCGTGGTCGACCACGGCAAGGTCATCGCCCGCGGCACCTCCGACCAGCTCAAGGCCCGCACCGGCGGCGAGCGCGTGGAGGTCGTCGTCCACGAGCGGGACCACATCGCCTCCGCACGCGAGGTCCTCGCCGCCTTCGGCAAGGGCGAGACCACGGTCGAGGACCACACCCGCAAGCTGACCGTGCCCGTCTCGGGCGGCGCCAAGCTGCTCGCCGAGGTCATCCGCGAACTGGACGGCCGGGGCATCGAGATCGACGACATCGGCCTGCGCCGCCCCACCCTCGACGACGTGTTCATCTCGCTGACCGGCCACGCGGCCGAACGGGCGGCGGAAGAGAACGCCGACGGGGCGCCCGGCCCCGGCGCCAAGGGCCGCAGCGCGGCCCGGAAGGAGGCGGCGAAGTGA
- a CDS encoding ABC transporter permease: MSDSLVIARRNVIRLTRIPEMVVFGLIQPIMFVVLFSYVFGGSMVIGGSTSASAYREFLMAGIFAQTVTFATAGAGAGIADDMHKGLIDRFRSLPMARGAVLTGRTLADLMQTALTMVVLAIVALLVGWRIHEGIPKALAGFGLLLLLGYAFSWIGALIGLSVRTPEAATSGGLIWLFPVTFISNAFVPTENMASWLQPIAEWNPFSATVQACRELFGNPGVSRSDAWPMVHPIWASLIWSVLIILLFRTLAVRKYRGADG; this comes from the coding sequence ATGAGCGACTCCCTGGTGATCGCCCGGCGGAACGTCATCCGCCTCACCCGGATCCCGGAGATGGTCGTGTTCGGCCTGATCCAGCCGATCATGTTCGTGGTGCTGTTCAGCTACGTCTTCGGCGGCTCGATGGTGATCGGAGGCTCGACCAGCGCCAGCGCCTACCGCGAATTCCTGATGGCGGGCATCTTCGCCCAGACCGTCACCTTCGCCACCGCGGGCGCCGGCGCGGGCATCGCCGACGACATGCACAAGGGCCTCATCGACCGCTTCCGCTCGCTCCCCATGGCCCGCGGCGCGGTACTGACCGGCCGCACCCTGGCGGACCTGATGCAGACCGCGCTGACGATGGTGGTGCTGGCGATCGTCGCCCTCCTCGTCGGCTGGCGCATCCACGAGGGCATCCCCAAGGCGCTCGCCGGCTTCGGACTGCTGCTCCTGCTCGGCTACGCCTTCTCGTGGATCGGCGCGCTGATCGGCCTGTCGGTGCGCACCCCGGAGGCGGCCACCTCAGGGGGTCTGATCTGGCTGTTCCCCGTCACGTTCATCTCCAACGCCTTCGTCCCAACCGAGAACATGGCGAGCTGGCTCCAGCCCATCGCCGAGTGGAACCCGTTCAGCGCCACCGTCCAGGCCTGCCGCGAACTCTTCGGCAACCCGGGCGTCTCCCGGTCCGACGCCTGGCCGATGGTCCACCCGATCTGGGCCTCACTGATCTGGTCGGTCCTGATCATCCTGCTCTTCCGCACCCTCGCGGTCCGCAAGTACCGCGGCGCGGACGGCTGA
- the greA gene encoding transcription elongation factor GreA codes for MTQTSESVTWLTQAAYDQLKAELDYLSGPARTEIATKIAAAREEGDLRENGGYHAAKEEQGKQELRVRQLTQLLENAKVGTAPASDGVVAPGTLVKIAFDGDEDDTMEFLLASREYASSDFETYSPQSPLGSGVLGKSIGEDAEYELPNGKKASVKILDVKPFTG; via the coding sequence GTGACCCAGACGAGCGAAAGCGTCACCTGGCTGACCCAGGCGGCGTACGACCAGCTGAAGGCGGAGCTGGACTACCTCTCTGGTCCCGCCCGCACGGAGATCGCAACGAAGATCGCAGCCGCCCGCGAGGAGGGCGACCTGCGCGAGAACGGCGGTTACCACGCGGCCAAGGAGGAGCAGGGCAAGCAGGAGCTCCGGGTCCGCCAGCTCACGCAGCTCCTGGAGAACGCCAAGGTCGGCACCGCGCCCGCGTCCGACGGCGTGGTGGCCCCCGGCACGCTCGTCAAGATCGCCTTCGACGGCGACGAGGACGACACGATGGAGTTCCTGCTGGCCTCGCGCGAGTACGCGTCCTCGGACTTCGAGACGTACTCCCCGCAGTCCCCGCTGGGCAGCGGTGTCCTGGGCAAGTCGATCGGCGAGGACGCCGAGTACGAGCTGCCGAACGGCAAGAAGGCCTCGGTCAAGATCCTGGACGTCAAGCCCTTCACCGGCTGA
- a CDS encoding DUF4307 domain-containing protein, with product MSAVREGLPEGRYGRSADERTDRKLKIIGSALGALLLGVVGWIGWRYISSQSVSAEVIKFQVISDTEVKVHLEVRKEASVTGVCSLSSQDEGHGEVGRADFTFAQDRSRVDEVVTLKTTSRATMVELVGCAPAASAH from the coding sequence ATGAGCGCGGTGCGCGAAGGACTGCCCGAGGGCCGGTACGGCCGGTCGGCGGACGAGCGTACGGACCGGAAGCTCAAGATCATCGGATCGGCGCTGGGCGCTCTGCTGCTGGGCGTGGTCGGCTGGATCGGCTGGCGCTACATCTCGTCGCAGAGCGTGAGCGCCGAAGTGATCAAGTTCCAGGTGATTTCGGACACCGAGGTGAAGGTGCACCTGGAGGTCCGCAAGGAGGCCTCGGTCACCGGTGTCTGCTCCCTGAGCTCCCAGGACGAGGGGCACGGCGAGGTGGGCCGGGCGGACTTCACCTTCGCGCAGGACCGGTCGCGGGTGGACGAGGTCGTCACCCTGAAGACCACCAGCAGGGCCACGATGGTCGAGCTGGTCGGCTGCGCGCCGGCGGCTTCCGCGCACTGA
- the mca gene encoding mycothiol conjugate amidase Mca has product MTEQLRLMAVHAHPDDESSKGAATMAKYVSEGIPVLVVTCTGGERGSILNPKLQGDKYIEENIHEVRAKEMDEARDILGVEQEWLGYVDSGLPEGDPLPPLPEGCFALADVEEAAGELVKKIRAFKPQVITTYDENGGYPHPDHIMTHKISMLAFERAADTEKYPESEYGPAYQPQKLYYNQGFNKPRTIALHEALLARGLESPYGEWLERWKEFERKERTLTTHVPCADFFEIRDKALIAHATQIDPDGGWFRVPMDIQKEVWPTEEYELAKSHVDTSLPESDLFAGIRENA; this is encoded by the coding sequence TTGACCGAGCAGCTTCGACTGATGGCCGTCCACGCCCACCCCGACGACGAGTCGAGCAAGGGCGCGGCCACCATGGCCAAGTACGTGTCCGAGGGGATCCCCGTGCTGGTCGTCACCTGCACCGGTGGCGAGCGCGGCTCGATCCTGAACCCCAAGCTCCAGGGCGACAAGTACATCGAGGAGAACATCCACGAGGTCCGCGCCAAGGAGATGGACGAGGCGCGCGACATCCTCGGCGTCGAGCAGGAATGGCTCGGCTACGTGGACTCCGGCCTCCCGGAGGGCGACCCGCTGCCCCCGCTGCCCGAGGGCTGCTTCGCGCTCGCGGACGTCGAGGAGGCCGCCGGCGAGCTGGTGAAGAAGATCCGCGCGTTCAAGCCGCAGGTCATCACCACCTACGACGAGAACGGGGGCTACCCGCACCCCGACCACATCATGACCCACAAGATCTCCATGCTGGCCTTCGAGAGGGCGGCCGACACCGAGAAGTACCCGGAGAGCGAGTACGGCCCGGCCTACCAGCCGCAGAAGCTCTACTACAACCAGGGCTTCAACAAGCCGCGCACCATCGCCCTCCACGAGGCGCTCCTCGCGCGCGGCCTGGAGTCCCCCTACGGGGAGTGGCTGGAGCGGTGGAAGGAGTTCGAGCGCAAGGAGCGGACCCTGACCACCCACGTCCCCTGCGCCGACTTCTTCGAGATCCGTGACAAGGCGCTCATCGCCCACGCCACCCAGATCGACCCGGACGGCGGCTGGTTCCGCGTCCCGATGGACATCCAGAAGGAGGTCTGGCCCACCGAGGAGTACGAGCTGGCGAAGTCGCACGTCGACACTTCCCTCCCCGAGTCCGACCTCTTCGCGGGCATCCGGGAGAATGCCTAG